TCGTCGGCGTAAATCTCCATCGTGGCCGCGACGTCTCGCGCGGCGTCCGCGCGGGCGAGCGCGTCGTCCCCCCGGCGGATCGCCTCGGCGACGGCGGGGTCGACAGGCTCCGCCGCGGCGAAGAGGGGCATGCCGGCGGCGACAACGCAGAGTGCGGCAAGGATCGAGCGCATCGGTTTCCTCCGAATCGACCGCGACGCTACCCCAATCGCCGCGGTGTCGCAACGAACCCGTGCCGGAGTCGCGCCGTAGCTCGCTGAGGAGGCTACGCCGAAGCGAGCGAAGGCGGACCCGTCGCGCCGTAGCTCGCTGAGGCGGCTACGCCGAAGCGAGCGAAGGCGGATGGCACGCGAGTTGCTCCCTTCGTCTCAGGAGGAACCGCATGAAATTCGCCGGTCTGTACCTGCTCGGCTACGTCATCCTGATCGCGGGGATCATCGCCGCGTTCTGGAAGACGGGAGTGATTCAGCGCATCGGCGCCGGGTGGACCGCGATCGGGGTGGTCATCGCGATCGGCCTCGGCATCATGATCGCGGTCGCCAACAGCGGCCGGAAAGAGAACATCTCGATCGAGAAGTGATCCGCGCGAAGGGGCGTTCCGTGAAGGACCGCGCCGCGGGGGAGTGAAAACCGTTCCCGCCGCGCCGCCGTGAGCCGGGGCGAACGGACGACCCGCTTGAACCATTTGGCCGCTCCGGGAACGGGGTCGACCTCGTGGTCGCGCCGCAGCGCCGACAGCAGCCATTCGTTGCGCGGGTCCCCGCGCTCGACGAGATAGACGGGGACGCCGTGGTCGAGCTCGCGGTCGAGGAACGCGATCAGGCGCTCCGCCTCGAACGGAAGGGACGCGATCTCGGGGGCGGAAACCGAGTGCGCCGCCCATCCGGGGTGCGAGTTCTGCGACTTTGGGAAGGAGATGAACCGCAGGCGCGGGTCGCCGTCGGCGTAGTAGTCGAACGGGGGACGGCCCAGCCCGAGCGTCACGATGTCGACGTGGGCTCCCGGCGGCACGACCGCCTGCAGCCGGCGGACGATCACCTCCTCCCAGCGGCGCCCGCGCGGGCCGGGTCCCGGGCGCCACTGCGGAACGACCGTCCAGAGACCGACGGCGAGCAGCGCGGGGATCGGAAGGTATCCGCGGCGCCACCTCGAGACCGCCGCGGCGACGAGAACGGCCAGACCGATCTCGGCGACGACCTCGCTCCGGCCGACGAGGGCGACCGGGCGATCGACGGCCGCGAGCGCCACTTCGAGGGCGAGGAACCCCGGCCAGAGGGCGAGCGCCGCCCACACGAGGAAGCGGCGATCCGCCGGGCGCCCGCGGCGCTCGCGGCTCCGGCGGCGGAAGGCCGCGCCGAGCGCGATCCCGAGCACGATGGCGGCACCGGCGATCTCGCGAGGCCCGACGTCGGGCAGGATCCTTCCTTTCATGGGGGGATAGGGCTTGCGCCACCCGGGAAGGGAGACGCGGGAAGAAGCGGCGAGCGGGGCCCAGACGGGAACGCGCCCCCAGATCTTCCGGATGTAGTCGGCCGCGCCGCGGTCGAGGTGCAGCGCGCCCGCGAGCCATACCGCCGAGATCGCGGCGACGGCCGCGAACAGGAGCGCCGACCGCAACCGCTCCTTCCGGGTCGGGGCCGAGACGATCGCGGCGCAGGCGATCCCGCCCGCGGCGACGCCGCCGTAGAAATGCGTCGAGGCGCACGCGACTCCCGCCGCGAGCAGGGCGAGGAGCGATCCGCGGGATCCGACGCGGCGGTCGCGGACGACCGTCCAGAGGAGGAGCGCCACGAAGAAGGCGAGCATGCCGTACGGTTTCGCCTCGCTTCCCTGGTCGATCTGGACGGTCGAGAACGCGACCAGCACCGCCGCCGCGGCGGCCGCGGCGCCGCCGAACGCCTCCCGAACGGCGGCCGCCGTCAACGCGACCGCCGCCGTCCCGGCGACGACCGAGAGCGACTTCAGGCCGGACGCACCGTCGCCGAAGCACGCGCACCAGAGCTTGAGCAGCGCGTAGTAGAGCGGCGGATGCGCCTCGTGCCGAATCGCCGGAAGCAGCGTACGCCACGAGTGCCGGACCAGGTTCCCCGCCAGGAACTCGTCGAACCAGAGGATCTTGACGTAGGCGGCCGAAACCCGGATCAGCAGGCCGGCGAGGACGGCCGCGACGATCGCGACGTCCCACGCGGCGTCTCGCTCGCCGCCCGCCGCCGCGCGGCGGGGGCCGCCGTCAGCCGCGGGCGCGCTTGCGGTTCGATCCACCGAGAATCTTTCTCAGATATTGCCCGGTGAACGATTCCCGCACGTCGGCGAGGTCCTCGGGGGTCCCCTCCGCGAGGAGCCGCCCCCCTCCCTCCCCTCCCTCGGGGCCGAGGTCGATGATCCAGTCCGCCGTCTTGATCACGTCGAGGTTGTGCTCGATCACGATGACCGTGTTCCCCTTGTCCGTGAGGGAGTGGAGCACCGAGAGGAGCTTGTGGATGTCGTCGAAGTGCAGCCCGGTCGTCGGCTCGTCGAGGAGATAGAGCGTCCGGCCCGTCGACCGCTTGGCGAGCTCCCGGGCGAGCTTGATCCGCTGCGCCTCGCCTCCGGAGAGGGTCGTCGCCGGCTGGCCGAGCGTGATGTAGCCGAGGCCCACGTCGGTCAGGGTCCCGCAGATGTTCGCCACCGGCGGCACGTTGCGGAAGAGCTCGTACGCCTGCTCGACCGTGAGGGCGAGGATGTCGGCGATCGACTTTCCCTTGTAGGCGACCTGGAGGGTCTCCCGGTTGTAGCGCTTCCCTCCGCAGACGTCGCACGTGACGTAGATGTCGGGAAGGAAGTGCATCTCGATCTTGATCTGGCCGTCGCCCGCGCACGCCTCGCAGCGTCCTCCCTTGACGTTGAACGAGAACCGTCCGGGCGCATAGCCGCGCGCCCGCGCCTCGGGGGTCTTCGACATCAGGTCGCGGATCGCGTTGAACACGTTCGTGTACGTCGCCGGATTGCTCCGGGGCGTTCGCCCGATCGGGCTCTGGTCGATGTCGATGACCTTGTCGATCTCGGCGATGCCGTCGATCCGGTCGTGGCGCCCCGGCTTCTCCGACGAGGCGTACAGCGCGCGCGCGAGCGCCGGGTAGAGGATGTCGTTGACGAGAGTCGACTTCCCGGAGCCGGAGACGCCCGTGACGCACGTGAACACGCCGAGCGGGAACCTCACGTCGATGCCCTTCAGATTGTGCTCGCGCGCCCGGCGAATCGCGAGCGCCTTCCCCTTGCCCGGCCGCCGCAGCATCGGAACGGGGATCTGGAGCTCCCCGGAAAGGTACTTCCCCGTGAGAGATCGCGGGAACTTCGGGATGTCCTCCGGGGCGCCCGACGCGACGATCTCGCCGCCGTGGATCCCGGCGCCCGGGCCGAGATCGAGCACGTGGTCGGCCGCCCGGATCGTCTCCTCGTCGTGCTCGACGACGAGCACGGTGTTGCCGAGGTCGCGCATCGAGAGGAGCGTGTCGATGAGGCGCCGGTTGTCGCGCTGATGGAGCCCGATCGACGGTTCGTCGAGGACGTAGAGGACGCCGGTCAGCTTCGACCCGATCTGGGTCGCCAGATGGATGCGCTGGGATTCCCCTCCCGAAAGCGTCGCCGCGGTCCGCGAGAGGTTGAGATACCCGAGGCCGACGTTGTTCATGAACCCGAGCCGGTCGCGGATCTCCTTCAGGATCTTCCCCGCGATCTCGAGCTCGCGGGGCGAAAGCGCCAGCCCCTCGAACCAGCCGATCGCGTCGCCGATGGTGAGGTCGCCGATCTCGTCGATCGAGCGCGCCTCGATCCGGACGGCCAGCGCCTCGGGCTTGAGTCGCCGCCCGCGGCATTCGGGGCACTCGTTGACCGACATGTATCGCTCGAGCTCGGCGCGGTGGTCGGGGTTCTCCGTCTCGCGGTAGCGCCGCTCGATCATCGGGATCAGCCCCTCGTAGGCGGAACGCCAGTTGTAGGCCCCCTTCTCGGCGACCCACGAGAAGTTGATCTCGTCGCCCCCCGAGCCGTAGAGGATCACCTCTCGCGCCTTCTTCGGCAGGGCCTCGAATTTCTGGTCGAGCGAGAACTTGTAGTGGCGGGCCAGCTGCTTCATCTGACGGTTGCGCCAGTTCGTCGAGCCGGGCTTCAACAACGCGATCGCGCCCGCGTTGATCGACCGGGCCGGCTCGGCGACGAGCCGCTCCGGGTCCGCCTTCAGGATCGTGCCGAGGCCCGAGCACTTCGGGCACGCGCCGTAAGGGGAATTGAACGAGAAGAGCCGGGGCGTGATCTCCGACAGCGACGTCCCGCAATCGGGGCAGGCGTAGTTGGCCGAGAGCACGTCCTCCGAACCGTCGGCCTTGAGCAGGACGACGACGCCGCCCGAGACGCGGAGCGCCGTCTCGATCGAGTCGGCCAGGCGCCTGGCGTACTCGGCGTCGGCCGCCCCCTTCGCGACCAGCCGGTCGACGACGACCTCGATCGTGTGCTTCTTCTGCTTGTCGAGCTCCGGCGGGGCCTCGAGGTCGACGACCCGCCCGTCCACGCGCGCGCGCAGGAAGCCTTCGCGGACCATCTGCGCCATCTGTTTCTTGTATTCGCCCTTCTTGCCGACGACGTGAGGGGAGAGGATCGAAAAGCGCGTCCCTTCCGGGAGCCGGAGCGCCCGGTCGATCATCTCCTGCGCGGTCTGCGCGGCGATCGGCCGGCCGCACTTCGGGCAGTGGGGCTTCCCGATCGAGGCGTAGAGGAGCCGGAGATAGTCGTAGATCTCGGTGACCGTCCCGACCGTGGAGCGGGGATTCTTCGACGTCGCGCGCTGGTCGATCGAGATCGCCGGCGAGAGGCCCTCGATCGAGTCGACGTCCGGCTTCTCCATCTGCTCGAGGAATTGCCGGGCGTAGGCGGACAGCGACTCGACGTACCGCCGCTGCCCTTCCGCGAAGATCGTGTCGAAGGCGAGGGAGGACTTCCCCGAGCCCGAGACGCCCGTCAGGACGACGAGGCGGTCCCGGGGGACGTCGACCGAGAGGTTCTTGAGGTTGTGCTGTCGTGCGCCGCGGATCCGAAGAGCGTCCATCCGACCCATCTTATCGGGAGAGGACGCCCGCGTCGAAGAGAGGGGAAAGGCCCTCCGGCGCCGGCCCGGGGGAGGCCGGGGGACCGGCCCGGCGCGAGAGCCCGGAGGAACGAATAGATATTTATCCTGTCATTTATGAATTCTGTGGTATTTTCTGCTTTACATTACGGCATTCAACGTCTATTCTTCGTCGGCCATGCACGTCCTCGATGCCCTGGACCGCACGATACTCCGCCTCCTCCAGGACGACGGGGCGATCACCAACGCCGAGCTCGCCGCGCGGATCGGCCTGACGCCGACGCCGACGCTCGAGCGCGTCCGGAAGCTCGAGCGCGAGGGGTTCATCCGCAAGTACGTCGCCCTCGCCGACCAGGCGAAGCTCGGAAAGCCGGTCACGGCGTTCGTCTCCGTCATCATGAAATCTCACGGTCAGCAGACCTCCGATGCCTTCCGCAAGGCGGTCGCCCGCCTGCCCGAGGTCCTCGAGTGCCATCACATCGCCGGGGAGGAGGACTTCCTCCTGAAGGTCGTCGCCGGCTCGCCCACCGACTACGAGCGCTTCGTGCTCGAGCGGCTCACGAAAATCGCCGGCATCGAGAAGGTCAAGACGACGTTCGTCCTCTCCTCCCCCAAGCTCGAGACGAAGATTCCCGTCGACGCGGCCGAGGAGAAGTAGCCGATGCTCCCGCTCTGGAACTTCGGCCTGCTGGCCTTCACTTCCCTCTTCACCGTCATCAACCCGATTTCGGCCGCGCCGATCTTCGTCGGGATGACGGGCGACAAGTCCGCCGCGGAGCGAAGGAAAGCCGCGCTCAAGTCGAGCCTGGCCGCCGGCGCTACCCTCCTGCTCTTCGAGGCCGCGGGGGGTCTCATCTTCTCCTTCTTCGGAATCACGGTTCCCGCCTTCCAGATCGCGGGAGGCGTCCTCTTCACGATGATCTCGATCCGGACGCTCAACAACGGCCGCGAGGAGGTCGAGGCGGAAGCGGCCGGAGCCGATCCGTCGATCGTCCCGCTCGCGATTCCGACGATCGCGGGTCCCGGCGCGATCTCGACCGTCATGGCGCTCGTCGGCCAGGCGCCGAACTATCGGCACCGGATCGCCCTCGCCGGCGCGATCGGCGCCGCGATCGCGATCACGTGGCTCGTGCTCCTGGCGGCGCCGTGGATCGTCGAGAGGATCGGGCGAACGGGCCAGCGGATCGTGGCGAAGATCATGGGGCTGATCACGTGCGTCATCGGTGTTCAATTCGTGATCAACGGGATCACGCCGGTGCTCGCCGGCATCATCAAAAGCGCCCGATAGCCGAAGAGCCGAGAGCAAGATTTTGAAAGTTTTCAGGGCCAGATCCGGCTCGGCGGCCGCGCGGCCGCTTTCCTTCTCGCCTGAGAGTAAATAGACTGACGAAGCGAAGGAGATCATTCATGGCAAAGCGACTGCTTCTGGCGGCGGTGGTGACGCTCGCGGCCGCCGCTTCCTCACGAGCGGCGTACAACTCGTGGACCTCGCACGGTCCGGAAGGGGGACAGATCACCGCGATCGCGGTCGATCCGGCGCACCCGGGGACCGTCTACGCCGGAACGGCTTTCGCCGGCGTCTTCAAGAGCGAAGACGGCGGCAGGGACTGGACGATCGTCAGCACGGGGCTTACCGACCTCCACGTCCACGCGCTCGCGATCGATCCCAAGAACGGCGCCACGCTCTACGCCGGCACCCTCGAGGGCGTCTACAGGACGACCAACGGCGGGACGAACTGGACGCAGATCAACTCCGGCCTCAAGAAGAACGCGGTCGTGTTCTCGATCGCGATCGATCCGTCGGATCCCCGCACGGTCTACGTCGGCACCAACGGCGACGACGTCTGGAAGACGACCGACGGGGGAGCGAAATGGCTCCCCGCGAGCACGGGACAGAGCTACGGCGTCGTCACCGCCATGGCGATCGACCCCGTCACTCCTCAGATCCTCTACGCCGCGACGTTTTCCGGCGCGTACAAGACGACCGACGGCGGCAAATCGTGGAAGGCGATCAACCGGGGCCTGACGGCGCAGGACATGTTCGCGATCGCCGTCGACCCCCACGCCCCCTCGACGGTCTACGCCGGCACGGGGCTCGGCGGCGCGTTCCGGACGACCGACGCGGGCGAGCACTGGGAGCCGATCAACTCCGGCCTCCCGAGCGCTCTCGTGCAGGCGCTCGCCGTCGACCCGTCCCTGGCGCAGACGATCTACGCCGCCAACGGCACGAACGGGATCCTGAAGAGCGTCGACGGGGGCCTGCACTGGAAGCCGATCAACTTCGGCCTTTCGCGACGCCTCGTCCAGACGCTCCTCCCCGACCCGGCGACGCCGGGAACGCTCTACGCGGGAACCGGGAGCGACGGCGTCTTCAAGACGAGCAACGGCGGACGGCGCTGGGAGGCGACGAATTCCGGCCTCACCGGGGCGAGCATCGGCTCGCTCGCGATCGACCCGCGCGACTCGACCACGCTCTACGCGGGGACGCTGGGCGGCGGCATCCACAAGAGCACCGATGCGGGCGCCCGCTGGACCCCGATCAACGCCGGAATTCCCAACAACAGCTACGTCTTCGCGCTCGTCGTCGATCCCGCCGACCCGGCCGTGCTCTACGCGGGGACGGCGAGCGACGGGATCTTCAAGACGACCAACGGCGGGAAGGACTGGTCGATCACGAACCGGCAGAACGAGAGCCGGAACGTGCACTGCATCGTGATCGATCCGCAGAATCCCGCCGTCCTGCGCGCCGGCACGACCCTCGGCGGGGTCTACAAGAGCACCGACGGGGGGCGGACCTGGACGGTCCTGAATTCCGGCCTCACGAACACGGACGTCCTCACGCTGTCGCTCGATCCCCGCGACGACCAGACGCTCTACGCCGGCACCAACGAAGGAGGCGTCTTCAAGACGGTCGATGGCGGCCTCCACTGGAAGGGCGTCAACGTCGGCCTCCCGCGGGGCGCCGTCATTTTCGCGCTCGCCATCGACCCGAAGAAGCCCGACGTCCTCTACGCCGGGACGCAGGAGGGCGTCTTCCGTTCGAAGAGCGGCGGATCGAGCTGGGCGGCGGTCAACATCGGCCTGACCGACACGAACGTGTTCGGTCTCGCGATCGACCCCGTCAACCCCGACACGCTGTATGCGGGGACGCAGCACGGCGTCTTTCGAACCTCGAGCGGCGGCAGCTCCTGGGCGGAGTTCGACCACGGTATGGGACCGAGCGTTGTCCGGACGCTCGCGATCGAGAAAGAAGGGCGCTTCCTGCTCGCCGGGACGGAGCAGGGCGTTTTCGACTTCCAGTTCGTCGCGCAGGCGAGGCCGCAGGCCGCTGCCGACGGCGCGGCCGCCGTCGGCGGGGGCGGAACGAACTAGCCCCCGGAAGAGAGTCGCGAGCCGCCCGTCGTTCGGCTCCCAGACGGCCCCGGGCGGGTTCACCGCCGGATCCTCGTTCTTCGAAGCCCGACGAGAAGCTCGGCCCCGGCGGCCCGACTCGCGACGGACCTCCTACGGACTGCCCGGCGGCTCCCCCGGCGCGATCGACGCCTCCGGCATCGGCGCGTGGACCGTGCAGTACCGGACGGGTGCCGTCCCCGAGAGGAACACCTCGGTCATCGTCTGCGGGCAGAATGGCGTGACGAGCATCCCCGTCTCGGGGTCGATCTCCGCCGTGACGATGTCGGCGGGCGCCGGGAAGGTCTCCGACAGCAGGTTCGAGGGCACCCCTTTGATGAAGTCGGCGAAGATCGGGACGGCGGCCTGCGATCCGGACAGGTTGAGCCCCCGGTTGTCGTCGAAACCCACCCACACCGCGGCGAGGATCTTGGGTGAGAAACCGATGAACCACGCGTCGCGGCCGTCGTTGGTCGTTCCGGTCTTCCCCGCGAGCACCCCCCGGACGCCGCGCGACCGCACGCCGCCGCCCGTGCCGCGGTTGACGACTCCCTGCATCAGCGAGTCGACGAGGAACACGGCGTCCGGAGGCAGCACGCGCTTGAGCGGCGTCTCGCGACGCTCGAGGATCTTCCCGCTCGCGTCGGTGACCCCGGCGATCGCGTTCGGCTCGACGCGCACCCCCTCGTCGGCGAGCGCGCAGTAGGCGGAGGCGATCTCCATCGGCGAGATCTCGAACGCTCCGAGCGCGAGCGACGGGTAACCCCGGAGCCGCGAGGAAATCCCGGCCGCCCGCGCCGCGGCGACGACCGTGTCGAGCCCCGTCCGCACCGCGACGCGCACCGTCGGCACGTTGACCGACATCTCGAGCGCCCGGCGCGCGGAGATCGGTCCCCGGTACTGGTTATCGTCGTTGTGCGGCGTCCAGCGCTCGTTCTCCTCCCCTTTCCCCCAAACGAGCGTGATCGGCGCGTCGAGGAGGATGCTCGCCGGCGTGATCGGCTCCGGGAGGTCGCGCCGGGAGAACGCGGCGAGATACACGAACGGCTTGAAGAGCGATCCCGGCTGCCGGTGAGCCTGCGTCACCCGGTTGAACTGCGAGAGCGCATAGTCGCGGCCGCCGACGAGCGCCTTGACCGCGCCGGTGCCGGGATCGATGACGATGAGCGCCCCCTGGAGCGGCCCGTGCGCCGACGCGATCCGCAGCCGCCGGTACGTCTTTTCGAGGTTCGCGAGCCCGTCGGTGACCGACTTCTGCGCGCGCTGCTGCAGGTCGACGTCGAGCGTGGTGAAGATCTGGAGGCCTTCGGTGCCGAGCTTCTCTCCGTATTTCTCCTGAAGCTGGTTCTCGACGAAGTTGACGAAGTGCGGCGCCTGCACGCGGGCGGGCGGCCGCGTCGACGGCGTCAGCGGTTCGGCGGCCGCGCGGTCGAACTGGTCCCTGTCGATCCGGCCGGCGTCGAGCATCATCCGCAGGAGCGCGTCGCGGCGTGCGCGGCACCGCTCCGGATAACGGAAGGGATTGAAGCGTCCGGGCGACGCGATCATCCCGGCGAGCGCCGCCGATTCGGCGACGTCGAGATCGGAGACGTTCTTGCCGAAGTAGTACCGGGACGCCTCTCCGACGCCGGTGATCGAGATCGCGCCGCGCTGGCCGAGATAGATCTCGTTCAGGTACGCCTGGAGGATCTCCTCCTTCGAGTAGGAGGCGTCGAGGATGACCGCCATCATCGCCTCGACGACCTTCCGCTTGATCGTCCGCCGCGGCGAGAGATACAGGTTCTTGACGAGCTGCTGCGTCAGCGTCGAGCCTCCCTGCGATGCCGAGCCGTGGCGCACGTCGTTGACGAGCGCGGCGGCGATGCGTCGGAGCGAAACCCCGCCGTGGCGGTAGAAGTCGCGGTCCTCCCGCGTGAGGATGGCGTCGATCAGCGGCTTCGAAACGTCGGAAAGACGCACGAGCGTGCGGTCCTCGAGCTTCTTGTCGAAGACCGAGCCGAGGAGCTCCGGCTCGACGACGACGGACGAGACCTGGTCGCCGTCGAGCGTCGTGATCGAGCGGATCTTCCCCGCCGCGAAGTCGATCCGCACGGGGAAGCCTTCGAACCTCCGCCCGATGTCGGAAAACGAATGGAGCCAGACCTCGACCGCGTTCTTCGCGGCGTGGTACTGCCCGGCGTGCTCCGGCGCTCCGTCGACCGGGGCGTAATAGAGCCGGCCGAGCTTCTCGACGAGCGCGTCGGGCGTAAGCTCGAGACCGGGCGCGAGCGTCTCGACGTCGGAATAGATGCGCGACGGCAGGTTCCAGCGCCGTCCGTTGAAGCGGGAGGTGACCACGCTGGTCAGGTACGCGATCGAAAGCGCGCCCGCCGCGAACGCGATCGACGCGCCGAGCACGATCGCGGTTCGATACCTCCGGAAGAAGCCCATGCGCGGAAGATAACAATATCGCGCCGCCGGTATTGCCGGACCGGGGCGCCCGCTCGCCGCGCGGGGCCCTCCCAGCGGTTACACTCTCGCCCGGATGCCGAACCGACACGCTCGCCGGACGCATGCGGAGCCGCGAACCGGCCGCACCGCCGACGCGATCGCCGCCTTTCTCCTCGCGGCCGCGGTCCTGGCCTCCTGGACCGCCGTGGACCCGAAATCGATCGACTCCTACGATCCGCCGAAGGCGATGCTGGCGGCGACCGGAATTGCGCTCGCCGCCGCCGCGGCGCTCGCCTCGCGCGTTCTCCGGCGCGGACTCGAACCTCCCGGGATCTCCCTTCCGGCCGCCCTCCTGCTCGCCGGAGCGGCCGGGGCCGCCGTGTCGGCGCTCGCGAGCCCGCGGCGCGCCGCTTCGCTCGATGCCCTGCGCCTGGCCGCCGTCTTCCTCCTCGCGCTGCCGCTCGGCGCGTCCGAAGCGTACCGGCGCCATCGCGGGAGGATCGTCGCCGTGTTCGGCGCGGCCGCCGCGTTGAACGGGCTCCTCGTCGTCCTCGCGGCCGCACGCATCTGGTCCCCGCTCGTGGTCTACGGCTACTCGGCGCGCTCCGGGCTCGGGGCGCTCGTCGGCAACGCGGGTTACGCCGGAATCGCCCTCGCGCTCGCGGCCGTCACACTCCTTCCGATCGCGGTCCGGGCCGGCCGCGGGAGGGCCTTCGCCATCGCGGCGATCGTGCTCTGCGGGGCCGGCCTTCTCTCGACGCAGAGCCTGTCGGCGGTCGCCGTCGCCGCCGCCGGAACGGCGGTCTACGCGTTTTTCGCCGGCAGCCGGCGCATTCGGATCGGGGTCGCCGCGGCGGCGGCCGTGATCCTTCTCGCCGCCGTCCTCTACCGGCCGATGCGGGTGCGGGTGGCGCGGTTCGTTCGGGCGGCGCGGCAGGGGGAATGGAACGCGGCGTTCACCGCCCGCGCGGCTCCCTGGCTCGCCGCGGCCGAGATGATCCGCGCGCATCCGGCGGGCGGGATCGGCATCGGCAATTTCGGAGCGGAATACGTCCCGGCGAGGATCGCCGCCGAGGCGCGGATCCGGCGCCGGCTCGTCCTGCCCGGAATGCCGACCAATTCCTTCGCGCAGGCGCACAACGATTATCTCGACCTCTTCGCGGCCACGGGGATTCCCGCGGGTCTCTGCGTCGTCGCCGCTTTCGCGGCGCTCCTCGGCCGTCTCGTCCGGCGCGCCCGGGGCGACCCGTCGGCGGCGGGCGCCGCCGCGCTCCTCACCGGAGCGGCCGTGGCCGCGTTCGCGTGGTTTCCGTTCCAGATCGTTCCGACGGCGCTCTGGATCCTGCTCGAATCGGGCCGCGCCGACCGCGCGGTCCGGGAGCGCGCGTGAGGGGCGGACGGCGCGGGGCCGCCGCGCTCGCGGCGATCGCATTCGCGGGAGCGGGAATCGCCGCGGTCGCGCCCGAATGGAAAAAGGGCGCGGCTCTCCGGCGCCTTCGGGAAGGCGAGGCGCTCGTGCTCGCCGCATCCCGCCAGAACGATGCCGTCGCGCGCGCCGCGATCCTTCGCGACGCGGAGGAAGTCCTCGAGGAGGCCGCGGCGGAACTGCCCCACGACCCGCGGCCGCCGTACCTGCTCGGCTCCGCTTCCCGCCTCCGGGGGGACGCGGCCGGAGCCCTGGAGCGCTACCGCCGCTCCCTCGCCATCGAAGAGCGTCCCGAGACGGATCTCAACCTCAGCCGCGCGCACATGGCGGCCGGGCATCCCCGTGCGGCCGAGAAGGACGCGGTGCGCGCCGTCTGGCTGGCGCCGAACCTCCTCCCCGAGCTCCCCGAGGAGGCGCGAATCCCCGTCCGCAACCGCATCTGGCAGCTCACTTCGGACTTGAAGCGCG
This genomic stretch from Thermoanaerobaculia bacterium harbors:
- a CDS encoding O-antigen ligase family protein translates to MPNRHARRTHAEPRTGRTADAIAAFLLAAAVLASWTAVDPKSIDSYDPPKAMLAATGIALAAAAALASRVLRRGLEPPGISLPAALLLAGAAGAAVSALASPRRAASLDALRLAAVFLLALPLGASEAYRRHRGRIVAVFGAAAALNGLLVVLAAARIWSPLVVYGYSARSGLGALVGNAGYAGIALALAAVTLLPIAVRAGRGRAFAIAAIVLCGAGLLSTQSLSAVAVAAAGTAVYAFFAGSRRIRIGVAAAAAVILLAAVLYRPMRVRVARFVRAARQGEWNAAFTARAAPWLAAAEMIRAHPAGGIGIGNFGAEYVPARIAAEARIRRRLVLPGMPTNSFAQAHNDYLDLFAATGIPAGLCVVAAFAALLGRLVRRARGDPSAAGAAALLTGAAVAAFAWFPFQIVPTALWILLESGRADRAVRERA
- a CDS encoding PBP1A family penicillin-binding protein, with the protein product MGFFRRYRTAIVLGASIAFAAGALSIAYLTSVVTSRFNGRRWNLPSRIYSDVETLAPGLELTPDALVEKLGRLYYAPVDGAPEHAGQYHAAKNAVEVWLHSFSDIGRRFEGFPVRIDFAAGKIRSITTLDGDQVSSVVVEPELLGSVFDKKLEDRTLVRLSDVSKPLIDAILTREDRDFYRHGGVSLRRIAAALVNDVRHGSASQGGSTLTQQLVKNLYLSPRRTIKRKVVEAMMAVILDASYSKEEILQAYLNEIYLGQRGAISITGVGEASRYYFGKNVSDLDVAESAALAGMIASPGRFNPFRYPERCRARRDALLRMMLDAGRIDRDQFDRAAAEPLTPSTRPPARVQAPHFVNFVENQLQEKYGEKLGTEGLQIFTTLDVDLQQRAQKSVTDGLANLEKTYRRLRIASAHGPLQGALIVIDPGTGAVKALVGGRDYALSQFNRVTQAHRQPGSLFKPFVYLAAFSRRDLPEPITPASILLDAPITLVWGKGEENERWTPHNDDNQYRGPISARRALEMSVNVPTVRVAVRTGLDTVVAAARAAGISSRLRGYPSLALGAFEISPMEIASAYCALADEGVRVEPNAIAGVTDASGKILERRETPLKRVLPPDAVFLVDSLMQGVVNRGTGGGVRSRGVRGVLAGKTGTTNDGRDAWFIGFSPKILAAVWVGFDDNRGLNLSGSQAAVPIFADFIKGVPSNLLSETFPAPADIVTAEIDPETGMLVTPFCPQTMTEVFLSGTAPVRYCTVHAPMPEASIAPGEPPGSP